From the genome of Denticeps clupeoides chromosome 4, fDenClu1.1, whole genome shotgun sequence, one region includes:
- the ing2 gene encoding inhibitor of growth protein 2 — MLGHYPNVEKSQLVSYVEDYLECVESLPLDIQRNVTLLREIDTKYQEILNEVDEVYERYKHETDTGQRKRLQVQLQRALISSQELGDEKIHVVTQMLEVVENRSRQMDSHTPCFSDSVEPDRSGVDKIRHDVGGGGSASSSALHERSSARRPRRQRNSESRDSCHGANGAMDDPSEDLPQPREKRSKSAKKKKRSKAKQEREASPVEFAIDPNEPTYCLCEQVSYGEMIGCDNEQCPIEWFHFTCVGLTYKPKGKWYCPKCRGDNEKTMDKTTDKPKKDRRSR, encoded by the exons ATGTTAGGACATTACCCAAACGTGGAGAAATCGCAACTCGTCAGCTATGTGGAGGATTACCTCGAATGTGTCGAGTCGCTGCCTTTGGACATACAGAGGAATGTAACACTGCTGCGCGAAATCGACACGAAGTATCAAG AAATTCTTAATGAAGTGGACGAAGTGTATGAGCGCTATAAGCATGAGACGGACACAGGACAGCGCAAACGTCTCCAGGTCCAGCTGCAGCGTGCCCTCATCAGCAGCCAGGAGCTGGGCGACGAGAAGATCCACGTGGTGACGCAGATGCTGGAGGTGGTGGAGAACCGCTCGCGCCAGATGGACTCCCACACGCCTTGCTTTTCTGACTCCGTTGAGCCCGATCGTTCTGGCGTGGACAAAATTCGCCACGATGTCGGCGGGGGAGGTTCCGCGTCTTCCAGCGCACTGCATGAGCGCTCGTCTGCGCGCCGCCCTCGTCGCCAGCGCAACAGCGAGAGCCGCGACTCCTGCCATGGGGCCAACGGGGCCATGGATGATCCCTCCGAGGACTTGCCTCAACCCCGTGAGAAGAGGTCCAAGTCggccaagaagaagaagcgctcCAAAGCCAAGCAGGAGCGCGAAGCCTCGCCTGTGGAATTTGCCATCGACCCCAACGAGCCTACATACTGCCTCTGTGAGCAAGTGTCCTATGGCGAGATGATCGGCTGCGACAATGAGCAGTGTCCCATCGAGTGGTTTCACTTCACCTGCGTTGGACTGACTTACAAGCCCAAGGGCAAGTGGTACTGTCCCAAGTGCAGGGGGGATAATGAAAAGACCATGGACAAAACTACCGACAAGCCTAAAAAAGACCGCCGATCGAGGTAG